A segment of the Bactrocera neohumeralis isolate Rockhampton chromosome 3, APGP_CSIRO_Bneo_wtdbg2-racon-allhic-juicebox.fasta_v2, whole genome shotgun sequence genome:
ATGGGGGAAACGTCTGACGttgccgaaaaaattaaaagcattcCAAATGTTGTAAACGAGATGTCCGATAACAAAGGTGTGCATCAAAATGGTACGAGCGCAAATGGTGACGAACTCGAAACTGAAAATGAGTCCAAATCACAAGTTGAGGTAATATTCCAAACAGATAAAGCTGCCCTCAAAGAAGAATTAGTTACTTTGAATACCGCTACTACTTCCTCTCCACCCAATACAACCCCTATTTTAATCCCTGACCCCACCATCACCATCGAATCGACGTTGAACGAAATTAGCGAGAAAGTCGTAATAAACAACGAAAGCATGATTACAGATTTGACTGATAAACAAATAGAAGAAACAGCAGCGGTTACTGCTGATTGTGCTACAAGTGCTGTAGTAGACATGACTTTAAAGGCAATCGAACCTGAATCAACATCTACAGTTTCAGTTACAGATCAAACTGAAGTCACTAATGTTGATACAGGTAAGGTTGCGTTCAACGAGCCTGAAGCGGAAATTGATACGAATGCAGATCAATACAAAGCCGAAAGCCAATGTGAAGATACAACCGGAGATTTAATTGCTACTGTAAGTGCAACGTCAACGGCTGCTGAATCCCCAAAACCTCCTCCGCTACCTGTTTCCCCTCCACCATCACAAGTATCAGTTTTTGCGTTCAATGATAATAATCAAGTTGAGGAAGAGGGAATATGTGGTACTTCCACGCATATTGCTGCTGAAAAGGAAACATCAGATCTATCAACATCCGccataatacaacaaaaagatGTCGATGAAATACCAAATTCACAACTTTGTACTGAAGAACCGCAACTATGCGCTGAGGGTGTCGAACCTTGCACTGAGAACTCTCAACTTTCTATTGAGCAAGCCAGCCATAACGAAGATACTGAAAGCGGAACTGTCCCATCTTTATCGGATAATGCTCCTGTAACAACTGCGCAAAGTCCTCCATCCTATGCAAGTGAGCATTTTGAAGTTTCTGAAGCGCCAAAAGCTTCTATGGAACAAGTAGAAGAAATTCAACATAACGTATTGATCGTCAAGGAGGATATCGCGAGCGATACTCTTTCCAATTCGACAGAAGAAGCTGTAGCAGTTCCTGAACAAGTTTTCGATAACACTGAAAACCAGTTTGTAATGGCGGCCGCAGCAGTTGTAGATGAGATAACTGAAAAAGCTGTAGAGTTaattcaacaacaaaaagataTCGAAGAGAATCATCCGGATGTAAATGAATCAAACATCATAACAACAAATGAAGATATTAAGACTGATAATGAAGATATCGAAATGAACCCAGTTGAGGATGGTATTGAAAATAGTGAAGTCGTCACCTTTCATGTGAAGGGAGTCTCGATGGAAGAAATTATTGAGAAAATGGAATCGTCAAATATTAATTGCGAGAAGACAGATTCTGATAAGAATAAGCAGTTAACTATTGAGTCACACCTACTTGATAGTCTAAAAATGACTGATAACCATATAGTGGAGGAGGAAAAAGACTTTGCTACAGAAATGTGTAATCAGACTGTGGTCAGCGTTAATGAGATACAAAATTAATGTTCAAACGAtaaagaaacacaaaattttatatatataaatacgaaCTATAAATACAGCACTTTATAAAAGATATGATTAAATTCGTATTCGAAACGCAAACAATTGCTGTTTGGGCATCTAAGGTGAATaccaaaattcaaaactaaataaacTAATTGCATTGTAAGaggtttagaaaaaaattcaaacagaatgACATTGTTTGCTagaaataaacacatacatacatgcatatatatatcatatgcCATTTTGTTGTACTTGCTTTTCGATAACTGATTGCATGGTTCATAGCGCTGTTATTCGTATTTGATGAATTGTTTGGCCGATTGATTTAAGGAAAGCACcaaaaattttctcatttcGGCTAACAacataaaatatctaaaaatgttTGTCCATTTAGTACTGTATAAAATTACTGCAAATATGTGggataatttctttatttagggtaattatataattaaattgtttgagtaactaaaactacaaaaacatgAAGTACTGAggtattttaatacatatacttgtattttgtAGAGCAACACTTTTAAACGCGATCTGAACGTTCAattaattgagaaaaaaaaattacaataattaattgGTCAACAATTCATTCGTAAAATCGTTACTAACAAACGCCTTTGTATAACATTTTCGAGCTACGCAACTAAGTAACATTTTTAAGATGTGTAATTAACCATTTGTTTATTAATCAatcaatatattgaaaatattgcataGTAATATGCAGCGAATGGTCTTATACGAaacgtatttaatttttttgcgttcTCTGATTACTTGAAACTACGAATTTCTATATACTTATTAAAATCACTATGTTTATCTtgttaatcaaaattaaaattaataaaattcatcTTCCGAACTCAAACATTTTTCTACGAATAATTGTACGCATTTCAATGCCCTGCACCAATGCAATCACTCATAttaaacgtaaaaaaaatacaaaaaaaaacatcttcAAATGTGCTGTATTCTATTCGCCTTACTCCTCATCCCGTAAGtgtcttattttttttcatttacatgtGCTAACTCTTTGATTAGTGCCAAACTCCTAGACGCCTTTCCCTTTtctatattttaacatttttgtaggAATAACATTGACGCATTATTcatatgttaaatttaaatggaaatgttttttttatcatgatgtttatttatgtttcatttaaataaacttaCTTCTAGTTTGCTCTTATAAAACTTGTTTCTATTTTCTCTCGATTTGTTTGTACAGGATATTACTAATGCTAAGGATCTAAAGGAGAGTGCTGCGGCAGAGGTCACAACACAGGATCTTCCCGTTATATGCGAATAATCCTAttcataattatattatataaacgaaaaacaaaaaaaaaaaaaacgaaagaaatacatttttaacatttacatattttaatcaTTTTGTACAACTTCATATCCCTAATCCAAgattatatgcaaaataaagtatacacaaaatttctaaaaacaaaacttCGCTAATCTGTTGATACCGTTATCATTCTTCTGTAGCAAGCGGTTAAAGTGATGCTACTGAATGAGTTTCATCTTCCAAATGGGAATTACGATAATGAAACAAGTAGCTCGATCTTACTTAGCTTGAcatctacatatacatttgtttcAATTATTTCTGCTTCCTAAATCCAGATCGTATTGTTGCTTTATCTGCCAAATCGCAGGCAAAAAAGTTGATACCGAGTTTGTTAGATGCGCGTAATCGGACAACTGCCACGCGCACAAGGCATCATTAATCGAAAACTTGTAAAATGCTAAAACTAGgcaataactaaaaatataagccTGTAAAAGTGAATTGCAGTAGCAAGGAGCACCTGTGggtacaaaattttcaaaaaatgtacatggtcttctaatatttttaatgcacaTATCGCCTAAACTAGTAAAGCTGCAAATCGTATTATAACCCCGCCCACTCCCCAAATggcggttttgttaaaaactattaaaagtgcggtaaatcaataactaaatccTTCAGAGGCATAAAATTCTAAACCCAGGATGATGCAAGAGGGTTTTATACCAGTCAAAACTGGACTACGGCGTGGCACCGCACACATATAAGTGCAATAACATATCACCGGACCTACcagaccaatttcaaccaaattcgataTTTGACATTACCCTGATGTTCTTATGTTATATTGTAAAAATGACGCAATAGGActacaactacgcctacttcccaagtagcataattttaaattccatacgATTATTTCTCTTTCCAATACACAAATCCTATAATATAAAACCTTTCACTAATAGTGGTTTTGAGTTAAGCCCGCTCGAGtctaaaaattatcgaaatcggACCATATCTTTTTAATATATGGATTCCAGTGTGTATagctgactttttaccgaaactaTTGGTGTAACTGTGAGGTATactatattattgaaattcagttAAACTATTTCTTTGATAATAACATGTAAACCCTTGTGTCAATAGTGgtttgaatatatacatattatacttaATACAAAGTTTTTCGAACTTCTAGACGACTGTACAGCATATATGATGGCAGTTATTTTAGTTCGGAAGATACGGTTACACCCGAACACccttctttatttttatctaattctaattgaataattcaaaacgTTATACGAGTATAAGGGTATTGAATGTGAAGAAATTCAGGGGTGTtatggaatccaagacagaattgcttagctgtcagaattgcaaaccaattctgattatcaatggtgtcacagaatctgaatgaattttcgtcttttctaacatacgcaaaaccaatattcgaaccagctgtttactaatgagACAAAACTTGCAAgtgaatacatttggaagcaatcctattaaagtttttaactagttccgaattaaagaaagattttaagagataacatatttcgaatgaataaagacgcgTTTGGGTCTTAAGTtacgtttattacgttttgtaaatcttcttTAAGGGAGGAAACTGCTTtagaatcttcaaaaaaaattgaattttttttgcttaaatctctttaaaatgtaTGGGAAGCGAagactttgacgcgcgatttctcggtttttcatttttacgatttttggggcaaagtttattatctttggcattaaattatcttctatttaaattaaaaaaactaagaaaagttaagtttgaacatatgtttaaacaacataaagtaaacttttttggctacttttttttcaaattttaaaatttttttagaattttacaattgtttttgacattt
Coding sequences within it:
- the LOC126752548 gene encoding A-kinase anchor protein 200 isoform X2, whose amino-acid sequence is MGKTQSKRSVDITTEAKKNPDEDVTGKLEKIEDLDQKQVNGDASSQENVETEALQKKDGDETENDKDLTTEKSGGDNGAQDGGGDSNTGQSNASAAESASKEDESTGPKDGNKSTEEISPLSDENNKKPKKEKVKKKWSFRSISFGKKDKQKPAKAEDAATENAAATNGDAAAQVGNGAGTEETAEKVQKDGAAGDSEEKNSNEKAIENGESSEKELNGEKTSTSTTPVEEQAVKEISSNENTTNITNNTTETTSSVVIENSSTTATENNQTEKQTTATTTNLAAETPESAPAVVSNGDTIENNGTETLSTADDQKDQVTDKAADLMGETSDVAEKIKSIPNVVNEMSDNKGVHQNGTSANGDELETENESKSQVEVIFQTDKAALKEELVTLNTATTSSPPNTTPILIPDPTITIESTLNEISEKVVINNESMITDLTDKQIEETAAVTADCATSAVVDMTLKAIEPESTSTVSVTDQTEVTNVDTGKVAFNEPEAEIDTNADQYKAESQCEDTTGDLIATVSATSTAAESPKPPPLPVSPPPSQVSVFAFNDNNQVEEEGICGTSTHIAAEKETSDLSTSAIIQQKDVDEIPNSQLCTEEPQLCAEGVEPCTENSQLSIEQASHNEDTESGTVPSLSDNAPVTTAQSPPSYASEHFEVSEAPKASMEQVEEIQHNVLIVKEDIASDTLSNSTEEAVAVPEQVFDNTENQFVMAAAAVVDEITEKAVELIQQQKDIEENHPDVNESNIITTNEDIKTDNEDIEMNPVEDGIENSEVVTFHVKGVSMEEIIEKMESSNINCEKTDSDKNKQLTIESHLLDSLKMTDNHIVEEEKDFATEMCNQTVVSVNEIQN
- the LOC126752548 gene encoding A-kinase anchor protein 200 isoform X1, with translation MGKTQSKRSVDITTEAKKNPDEDVTGKLEKIEDLDQKQVNGDASSQENVETEKKDGDETENDKDLTTEKSGGDNGAQDGGGDSNTGQSNASAAESASKEDESTGPKDGNKSTEEISPLSDENNKKPKKEKVKKKWSFRSISFGKKDKQKPAKAEDAATENAAATNGDAAAQVGNGAGTEETAEKVQKDGAAGDSEEKNSNEKAIENGESSEKELNGEKTSTSTTPVEEQAVKEISSNENTTNITNNTTETTSSVVIENSSTTATENNQTEKQTTATTTNLAAETPESAPAVVSNGDTIENNGTETLSTADDQKDQVTDKAADLMGETSDVAEKIKSIPNVVNEMSDNKGVHQNGTSANGDELETENESKSQVEVIFQTDKAALKEELVTLNTATTSSPPNTTPILIPDPTITIESTLNEISEKVVINNESMITDLTDKQIEETAAVTADCATSAVVDMTLKAIEPESTSTVSVTDQTEVTNVDTGKVAFNEPEAEIDTNADQYKAESQCEDTTGDLIATVSATSTAAESPKPPPLPVSPPPSQVSVFAFNDNNQVEEEGICGTSTHIAAEKETSDLSTSAIIQQKDVDEIPNSQLCTEEPQLCAEGVEPCTENSQLSIEQASHNEDTESGTVPSLSDNAPVTTAQSPPSYASEHFEVSEAPKASMEQVEEIQHNVLIVKEDIASDTLSNSTEEAVAVPEQVFDNTENQFVMAAAAVVDEITEKAVELIQQQKDIEENHPDVNESNIITTNEDIKTDNEDIEMNPVEDGIENSEVVTFHVKGVSMEEIIEKMESSNINCEKTDSDKNKQLTIESHLLDSLKMTDNHIVEEEKDFATEMCNQTVVSVNEIQN
- the LOC126752548 gene encoding A-kinase anchor protein 200 isoform X3, whose product is MDNIIRRQKDNMGKTQSKRSVDITTEAKKNPDEDVTGKLEKIEDLDQKQALQKKDGDETENDKDLTTEKSGGDNGAQDGGGDSNTGQSNASAAESASKEDESTGPKDGNKSTEEISPLSDENNKKPKKEKVKKKWSFRSISFGKKDKQKPAKAEDAATENAAATNGDAAAQVGNGAGTEETAEKVQKDGAAGDSEEKNSNEKAIENGESSEKELNGEKTSTSTTPVEEQAVKEISSNENTTNITNNTTETTSSVVIENSSTTATENNQTEKQTTATTTNLAAETPESAPAVVSNGDTIENNGTETLSTADDQKDQVTDKAADLMGETSDVAEKIKSIPNVVNEMSDNKGVHQNGTSANGDELETENESKSQVEVIFQTDKAALKEELVTLNTATTSSPPNTTPILIPDPTITIESTLNEISEKVVINNESMITDLTDKQIEETAAVTADCATSAVVDMTLKAIEPESTSTVSVTDQTEVTNVDTGKVAFNEPEAEIDTNADQYKAESQCEDTTGDLIATVSATSTAAESPKPPPLPVSPPPSQVSVFAFNDNNQVEEEGICGTSTHIAAEKETSDLSTSAIIQQKDVDEIPNSQLCTEEPQLCAEGVEPCTENSQLSIEQASHNEDTESGTVPSLSDNAPVTTAQSPPSYASEHFEVSEAPKASMEQVEEIQHNVLIVKEDIASDTLSNSTEEAVAVPEQVFDNTENQFVMAAAAVVDEITEKAVELIQQQKDIEENHPDVNESNIITTNEDIKTDNEDIEMNPVEDGIENSEVVTFHVKGVSMEEIIEKMESSNINCEKTDSDKNKQLTIESHLLDSLKMTDNHIVEEEKDFATEMCNQTVVSVNEIQN
- the LOC126752548 gene encoding A-kinase anchor protein 200 isoform X4, producing the protein MDNIIRRQKDNMGKTQSKRSVDITTEAKKNPDEDVTGKLEKIEDLDQKQKKDGDETENDKDLTTEKSGGDNGAQDGGGDSNTGQSNASAAESASKEDESTGPKDGNKSTEEISPLSDENNKKPKKEKVKKKWSFRSISFGKKDKQKPAKAEDAATENAAATNGDAAAQVGNGAGTEETAEKVQKDGAAGDSEEKNSNEKAIENGESSEKELNGEKTSTSTTPVEEQAVKEISSNENTTNITNNTTETTSSVVIENSSTTATENNQTEKQTTATTTNLAAETPESAPAVVSNGDTIENNGTETLSTADDQKDQVTDKAADLMGETSDVAEKIKSIPNVVNEMSDNKGVHQNGTSANGDELETENESKSQVEVIFQTDKAALKEELVTLNTATTSSPPNTTPILIPDPTITIESTLNEISEKVVINNESMITDLTDKQIEETAAVTADCATSAVVDMTLKAIEPESTSTVSVTDQTEVTNVDTGKVAFNEPEAEIDTNADQYKAESQCEDTTGDLIATVSATSTAAESPKPPPLPVSPPPSQVSVFAFNDNNQVEEEGICGTSTHIAAEKETSDLSTSAIIQQKDVDEIPNSQLCTEEPQLCAEGVEPCTENSQLSIEQASHNEDTESGTVPSLSDNAPVTTAQSPPSYASEHFEVSEAPKASMEQVEEIQHNVLIVKEDIASDTLSNSTEEAVAVPEQVFDNTENQFVMAAAAVVDEITEKAVELIQQQKDIEENHPDVNESNIITTNEDIKTDNEDIEMNPVEDGIENSEVVTFHVKGVSMEEIIEKMESSNINCEKTDSDKNKQLTIESHLLDSLKMTDNHIVEEEKDFATEMCNQTVVSVNEIQN